The proteins below are encoded in one region of Maridesulfovibrio ferrireducens:
- the rpsO gene encoding 30S ribosomal protein S15 has translation MVMTAVDKAKVIEDYQTTPGDTGSPEVQVALLTARITYLTDHFKTHKKDFHSRTGLLKMVGQRRNILKYLKSKDIQRYRDLIARLGLRK, from the coding sequence GTGGTAATGACTGCTGTAGATAAGGCAAAAGTAATTGAGGACTATCAGACAACACCTGGAGACACCGGTTCCCCTGAAGTACAGGTAGCACTCCTTACTGCAAGGATTACGTATCTTACTGACCACTTCAAGACTCACAAAAAGGACTTTCATTCCCGCACAGGCCTCCTGAAAATGGTAGGACAGCGCAGAAACATCCTGAAATACCTGAAGTCTAAAGACATTCAGCGTTATCGTGATCTTATCGCAAGACTTGGTCTTCGCAAATAA
- the truB gene encoding tRNA pseudouridine(55) synthase TruB, with product MGRKPRVSPHQKHGVLVLNKPSGPTSADCLNSIKRELMQYKIGHAGTLDPLAEGVLLVMLGQATKLGPYLTENEKIYSGSLIIGRTTDTYDIQGQETSTHDISGITEKMVENEILAWNDLTSQEVPAYSAAKHKGRPLYELARNGEEIPVKIKSIKIFEAKPLEVSLPMARFRVGCSAGTYIRSLVHSLGMRLECGAVMESLKREESRPFRLVDAHDLDEVLNDPDGFESRVIPIAEALPHWPKFTVGEQMATDIMNGTRIPVENVPGSVGIALIEGDRAMFLASDGTPLSLAEAKIIDNRLHWTVLRGLWG from the coding sequence GTGGGAAGAAAACCTCGCGTAAGCCCTCATCAGAAACATGGAGTCCTCGTCCTGAATAAACCTTCAGGCCCGACTTCAGCAGATTGCCTCAACTCGATCAAACGGGAATTGATGCAATATAAAATAGGTCATGCCGGCACACTGGACCCTCTTGCTGAGGGTGTTTTGCTGGTAATGCTCGGGCAGGCCACCAAGCTCGGCCCGTATTTGACTGAAAATGAAAAAATTTATTCCGGAAGCCTGATTATCGGTAGAACTACAGACACTTACGATATTCAAGGCCAAGAAACTTCGACCCATGATATTTCCGGCATTACGGAAAAGATGGTCGAAAATGAAATTTTAGCATGGAATGACTTGACTAGTCAGGAGGTTCCCGCATATTCGGCAGCTAAGCACAAGGGCAGACCGCTCTATGAGCTGGCTCGAAATGGCGAAGAAATTCCCGTCAAGATCAAGAGCATTAAAATTTTTGAAGCTAAACCGCTGGAAGTGAGTCTGCCAATGGCCCGTTTTCGAGTTGGGTGCTCTGCCGGCACCTATATTCGCTCCCTCGTCCACAGCTTGGGGATGCGGCTCGAATGCGGCGCAGTAATGGAATCACTTAAGCGTGAAGAAAGCCGACCTTTCAGGTTGGTGGATGCGCATGACTTAGACGAGGTTCTTAACGATCCTGACGGTTTTGAGAGCCGTGTTATTCCTATTGCGGAAGCACTGCCTCACTGGCCTAAGTTCACTGTGGGTGAACAGATGGCAACCGATATCATGAACGGAACAAGAATCCCGGTCGAAAATGTGCCCGGATCAGTCGGAATTGCTTTAATCGAAGGAGATAGGGCTATGTTTCTTGCCTCCGACGGTACTCCGTTATCTTTAGCGGAAGCCAAGATTATTGATAATCGTCTGCACTGGACTGTTCTTCGCGGCTTGTGGGGTTGA
- a CDS encoding bifunctional oligoribonuclease/PAP phosphatase NrnA — MENQFKEICQILKGEDDFLIAAHYHPDGDALGSTAALGFILKSLGKRFRIYNQSGVPESMEWLQFPAPMLTEIPKGFDGWYIILDCGDAPRMGETLMNAMDPEKSINIDHHMGNTDFATINWVDTTRPAVGEMITLIARELKISLSGAIGEALYLSIATDTGFFTYGNTKPETLEIIADIIRHGLQLDEFVPKIRNQWTMKRIKLWTLALDKVKLYHNDQTAIIFITQEMLTETNTGGPDCEGLVNFIRRIRNVRVAIVVREDSQHRFKFSLRSSGSDNVQMIASMFGGGGHKNASGGMIESSAENVRTRLTTALAEKLYHI; from the coding sequence ATGGAAAACCAATTCAAAGAGATCTGCCAGATTCTTAAGGGTGAAGACGATTTTCTTATTGCAGCACATTACCATCCTGATGGTGACGCACTAGGCTCTACTGCCGCACTCGGTTTCATCTTAAAATCTCTCGGAAAACGCTTTCGCATCTATAACCAGAGCGGCGTTCCCGAGTCTATGGAATGGCTCCAATTTCCAGCTCCCATGCTGACCGAAATCCCTAAAGGATTCGACGGCTGGTACATAATTCTGGATTGTGGTGATGCTCCACGCATGGGTGAAACTCTCATGAATGCTATGGACCCTGAAAAATCCATAAACATTGATCATCACATGGGCAATACTGATTTTGCCACCATCAACTGGGTAGATACAACACGCCCTGCTGTCGGTGAAATGATCACGCTTATCGCACGTGAACTGAAAATTTCTCTTTCAGGCGCTATTGGTGAAGCACTATATTTATCAATCGCCACAGATACCGGTTTTTTCACTTACGGGAACACCAAACCTGAAACACTTGAAATAATTGCCGATATCATCAGACACGGCCTACAGTTAGACGAATTCGTTCCAAAAATACGCAACCAGTGGACCATGAAAAGGATCAAACTGTGGACCCTTGCGCTGGACAAAGTCAAACTGTATCATAATGACCAGACAGCTATAATTTTCATCACTCAGGAAATGCTGACTGAAACTAATACCGGTGGGCCGGATTGTGAAGGATTAGTCAATTTCATCCGCAGAATTCGTAATGTGCGTGTTGCAATTGTTGTCCGCGAAGACTCTCAGCACAGATTTAAATTCAGCTTGCGTTCGTCCGGTTCTGACAATGTTCAGATGATCGCTTCCATGTTCGGCGGCGGCGGACACAAAAACGCCAGCGGCGGCATGATTGAAAGCTCTGCTGAAAATGTTCGCACTAGACTCACCACAGCTTTAGCTGAAAAGCTATATCATATATAA
- the rbfA gene encoding 30S ribosome-binding factor RbfA: MKTSTSRRSIKMGDMIMREIATMLIEDVADPRLELVSISGVRLNKDLKFAEVLFTLSGDKERIASAQQALQNAAGYMRSTLSKRMRVRQVPQLTFIHDNFLEEMVYGKPIQRDLPDS, translated from the coding sequence ATGAAAACGTCCACATCACGCCGCTCAATAAAAATGGGTGACATGATAATGCGAGAAATCGCAACAATGCTTATTGAAGATGTAGCAGATCCGCGTCTTGAACTTGTTTCAATCAGCGGAGTCAGACTCAATAAAGATCTCAAATTTGCTGAAGTTCTTTTTACTCTTTCAGGAGACAAAGAACGAATTGCTTCTGCACAACAAGCACTGCAGAACGCTGCCGGTTATATGCGCAGCACACTCAGCAAGCGCATGAGAGTCAGACAGGTTCCACAGCTCACATTCATTCACGATAATTTCCTTGAGGAGATGGTATATGGAAAACCAATTCAAAGAGATCTGCCAGATTCTTAA
- a CDS encoding DUF503 domain-containing protein, protein MIIGVLSLEFRLHGNRSLKGKRKISLSLKQKLRNKFNVSVSEIEAQDSHEKLVLAVVTVAGETRKVESRLSKALSMIEAISPAELVHCKTEFFSS, encoded by the coding sequence ATGATAATCGGCGTACTTTCACTGGAATTCAGACTTCACGGGAACAGGTCTCTAAAAGGCAAACGGAAAATATCACTTAGCCTGAAACAAAAATTGCGTAATAAATTTAATGTATCGGTTTCTGAGATAGAAGCGCAAGACTCCCATGAAAAACTGGTGCTGGCAGTAGTGACAGTAGCAGGCGAAACTCGTAAAGTTGAAAGTAGATTATCAAAAGCGCTGTCCATGATTGAAGCAATTTCCCCGGCAGAATTGGTGCACTGTAAAACCGAATTTTTTAGTTCCTGA
- the infB gene encoding translation initiation factor IF-2, which translates to MTAKIKVKELAVELGVNPKDILQKLRDLGVQAKSTVADIDADSAQTIRKELAGASSNVVQREVQPGVIVRRRKAGPPKDEAEKPEEKTTEVKKAPVEKPAKKDVKTPVADAKEATEKVAPAKKKKAKKKEPLKDAKPLVKIIKPEDLEKKKQEEAPVKEETAPVEKAETPPSADSAEKKAPKKVAASAPPVEKATSEQKKEQPAADKKDVKAKDSEPKKKKRKKKKEIEPPKVKIISRPDPNLQAAQRAAEGPAGARTAGDRGLPERRPAARPGGRPAPGGRPAPGGRPAPGGRPAPGGKPAPGGRPAPGGRPATSGRPVPGAPQPGSDEGQSKKKKFKKDKRVVEFGKDNKKTNQERDMDSKFRHKKKGKKGKNKEVEPVLQKPLKAAKRKVKFNEAIRLADMAHQMGLKAQELIKTLFALGVMATINQSLDLDTATLLAAEFEYGIENVSFSEEELLVPVHEADDEKELMPRPPIVTIMGHVDHGKTSLLDAIRHSTVTDGEAGGITQHIGAYHVSTNRGDIVFLDTPGHEAFTTMRARGAQVTDIVILVVAADDGVMDQTREAISHSKAAGVPIVVAVNKMDKEGANPERVQRELADFDLVPEAWGGDTMFVPVSAKERTGLDQLLEMVQLQAEVLELRANPNKSARGNIVEAKLDKGRGPLGTVLIQEGTINQGDPFVCGLYHGRVRAMFNDRGHNIKTAGPAFPVEIQGFDGIPLAGDEFICVADDKIARKIAQERKLKHRERELAGKSKVTLESFLASKPDQEIQTLNVVLKADVQGSLEAIAEALAKLATEEIKVEVIHGGAGAITESDILLASASQAIIIGFNVRPTVKIKEVAEREQVEIRFYDIIYKLVSEIKDAMAGMLSPDIKENYLGQADVQQVFTVPKIGTVAGCKVIDGKLTRHAKVRLLREGVVIYTGTLTSLKRFKDDAKEVAKGYECGVGLERYNDIKEGDAIEAFEEVEVARTLE; encoded by the coding sequence ATGACTGCAAAGATAAAAGTTAAGGAATTGGCCGTCGAGTTAGGCGTCAATCCCAAGGATATTCTTCAAAAGTTGCGAGATTTAGGAGTGCAGGCAAAAAGTACTGTTGCGGACATTGATGCGGATTCCGCTCAGACCATCCGCAAAGAACTTGCCGGAGCATCCTCAAATGTTGTTCAAAGAGAAGTTCAGCCCGGAGTTATAGTGCGCCGTCGTAAAGCCGGACCACCTAAAGACGAAGCTGAAAAGCCGGAAGAAAAAACAACTGAAGTTAAAAAAGCTCCTGTTGAAAAGCCAGCTAAAAAGGACGTCAAAACTCCTGTTGCCGATGCAAAAGAGGCAACTGAAAAAGTTGCCCCTGCTAAAAAGAAAAAAGCTAAAAAGAAAGAACCTCTTAAGGATGCTAAACCTCTTGTTAAAATTATCAAGCCTGAAGACCTTGAAAAAAAGAAACAAGAAGAAGCTCCTGTGAAGGAAGAAACCGCACCGGTTGAAAAAGCGGAAACACCCCCATCTGCGGACTCAGCCGAGAAAAAAGCTCCCAAAAAAGTAGCTGCTTCGGCTCCCCCTGTAGAAAAAGCCACTAGCGAACAAAAGAAAGAACAGCCCGCTGCTGATAAAAAAGACGTTAAGGCGAAAGATTCCGAGCCTAAAAAGAAAAAACGCAAGAAAAAGAAAGAAATCGAGCCTCCTAAGGTAAAAATTATTTCAAGGCCCGATCCTAATCTTCAAGCTGCACAGCGTGCGGCAGAAGGTCCAGCAGGAGCAAGAACTGCCGGAGATAGAGGACTGCCAGAGCGTAGACCTGCGGCCAGACCGGGCGGCAGACCTGCTCCGGGTGGCAGACCTGCTCCGGGCGGTAGACCTGCTCCGGGCGGTAGACCTGCTCCGGGTGGCAAACCTGCTCCAGGTGGCAGACCTGCTCCAGGTGGCAGACCTGCTACAAGCGGAAGACCTGTTCCGGGTGCTCCTCAGCCAGGCTCAGATGAAGGCCAGAGCAAAAAGAAGAAATTCAAGAAAGATAAACGCGTTGTTGAGTTTGGTAAAGATAACAAAAAGACCAATCAAGAACGTGATATGGATAGTAAGTTCCGTCACAAGAAAAAAGGCAAAAAAGGCAAAAATAAAGAAGTTGAGCCTGTATTGCAGAAGCCTTTGAAGGCCGCAAAGCGTAAAGTAAAATTCAATGAAGCTATCAGACTAGCTGATATGGCTCACCAGATGGGACTCAAAGCGCAAGAGCTTATTAAAACTCTCTTCGCTCTCGGAGTCATGGCGACCATAAACCAGTCTCTTGATTTGGATACAGCGACCCTGCTTGCAGCAGAATTTGAATATGGAATCGAAAACGTATCCTTCTCCGAAGAAGAATTATTAGTACCGGTACACGAAGCTGATGATGAAAAAGAACTTATGCCTCGTCCTCCCATCGTTACCATCATGGGACACGTTGACCATGGTAAAACATCACTGCTTGACGCCATCCGTCACAGTACTGTTACCGATGGTGAAGCAGGCGGCATAACACAGCATATCGGTGCTTATCATGTCTCCACCAATCGCGGAGATATCGTATTCCTTGATACTCCCGGCCATGAAGCTTTCACAACCATGAGAGCCCGTGGAGCACAGGTTACTGACATCGTAATTCTTGTTGTCGCCGCCGATGACGGAGTTATGGACCAGACCCGTGAAGCAATAAGCCATTCCAAGGCTGCCGGAGTTCCCATTGTTGTTGCAGTCAACAAAATGGATAAAGAAGGAGCCAACCCTGAAAGAGTTCAACGCGAACTTGCTGATTTCGACCTTGTACCAGAGGCATGGGGCGGAGACACAATGTTCGTTCCCGTTTCAGCTAAAGAACGCACAGGACTTGATCAGTTGCTCGAAATGGTTCAGCTCCAGGCAGAAGTTCTGGAACTTAGAGCTAACCCGAACAAATCAGCTCGCGGTAACATTGTTGAAGCAAAACTCGACAAGGGTCGTGGCCCTCTCGGAACCGTCCTGATTCAGGAAGGAACCATCAATCAGGGAGATCCTTTCGTCTGCGGACTTTACCACGGACGAGTCAGAGCCATGTTCAATGACCGTGGACATAATATTAAAACAGCTGGTCCCGCTTTCCCTGTAGAAATTCAGGGATTCGACGGAATACCTCTAGCAGGTGATGAATTCATCTGCGTAGCTGACGATAAAATTGCTCGTAAAATTGCTCAGGAACGTAAGCTGAAACATCGCGAACGTGAGCTTGCAGGAAAATCCAAGGTTACTCTTGAATCATTCCTTGCATCAAAACCTGATCAGGAAATTCAGACTCTCAACGTGGTTCTTAAAGCCGACGTACAGGGATCACTTGAAGCAATTGCTGAAGCTCTCGCAAAGCTTGCTACTGAAGAAATTAAAGTTGAAGTCATTCACGGAGGAGCCGGTGCCATCACAGAATCTGACATTCTGCTCGCATCTGCAAGTCAGGCCATCATCATCGGTTTTAACGTAAGACCTACTGTTAAAATCAAAGAAGTGGCTGAACGTGAACAAGTGGAAATCCGCTTCTACGACATCATCTACAAACTGGTCAGCGAAATCAAAGACGCTATGGCCGGTATGCTCTCCCCTGATATTAAGGAGAACTACTTAGGTCAGGCTGATGTTCAGCAGGTATTCACTGTACCGAAAATCGGAACAGTTGCAGGTTGTAAGGTTATAGACGGAAAACTCACAAGACATGCTAAAGTCAGACTTCTGCGTGAAGGTGTTGTAATCTATACCGGAACATTGACCTCGCTCAAACGTTTCAAAGACGACGCTAAAGAAGTAGCAAAAGGCTACGAATGTGGTGTTGGACTTGAAAGATACAACGACATCAAGGAAGGCGACGCAATCGAAGCCTTTGAAGAAGTCGAAGTAGCAAGAACTCTCGAATAG
- a CDS encoding YlxR family protein: MDSTDGNDPVRSCVICRQRFAKKDLLRFVIGKGASDYELIPDNKKIMHGRGYYVCENERCLEKIKFFKPRKKKFRG; encoded by the coding sequence ATGGATAGCACTGACGGAAATGATCCAGTCAGATCGTGCGTGATTTGCAGGCAGCGATTTGCCAAAAAAGACCTACTCAGGTTCGTTATCGGCAAGGGGGCTTCCGACTACGAGCTTATTCCGGACAACAAGAAAATAATGCATGGACGCGGATACTACGTCTGCGAAAATGAACGCTGTCTGGAAAAAATTAAATTTTTTAAGCCGCGCAAGAAGAAATTCAGGGGGTAG
- the nusA gene encoding transcription termination factor NusA, with product MGSELKKAIDQISKDRGIDRDLLVDTLEEAVRSSVARKYGDAMDIEVNYNEDIGEIEVYQFKVVAEEVTDEISEIVLSEAKEHDPNVQVDDEMGFKLKIEDLGRIAAQSAKQVIIQRMRDAEQEIIYDEYKTRKNEIVSGIIQRRDRSGWIINLGRTEAVLPKNEQIPRERYKRGDRVQAFLIDVQKEARGPQITVSRSHPDYMTALFKREVPEVDDDTVKIMGVARDPGLRAKVAVNSLDRDVDPVGACVGIRGSRIQNIVQELRGERIDIVVWSQDIAVYAQNALSPAIISRIAVDDDEKILEVVVPDDQLTVAIGRKGQNVKLASRLLGWKIDIFTESRYGEMNAASKGMDQLASVAEISLDNFISAGFETVNQIARASEEILMTIENMTPSKVADIKSAIKLLGMGEDEESYMEESLRIKQASLEEAEGKANVPEEENEDASVVETETEESKSEENQTSETDKEISE from the coding sequence ATGGGATCTGAACTGAAAAAAGCGATCGATCAAATCAGCAAAGACCGTGGGATCGACAGAGATCTTCTGGTAGATACACTTGAAGAAGCAGTTCGTTCTTCTGTGGCTCGCAAATATGGCGACGCCATGGATATCGAAGTCAACTATAATGAAGATATCGGTGAAATTGAAGTTTACCAGTTTAAAGTAGTTGCTGAAGAAGTAACTGACGAGATAAGCGAAATCGTCCTTTCAGAAGCTAAAGAACATGATCCGAATGTTCAGGTCGACGACGAAATGGGCTTTAAGCTCAAAATCGAAGATCTTGGAAGAATCGCAGCTCAATCCGCAAAGCAGGTAATTATTCAGCGCATGCGTGATGCTGAACAGGAAATTATCTACGATGAATATAAAACCCGCAAAAACGAAATCGTCAGCGGTATTATTCAGCGCAGAGACCGTTCCGGTTGGATTATCAACTTGGGACGCACTGAAGCAGTTCTACCTAAAAACGAGCAGATTCCCCGCGAAAGATACAAACGCGGAGACAGAGTTCAGGCTTTCCTCATTGATGTACAGAAAGAAGCACGCGGACCTCAGATAACTGTGTCCCGTTCTCACCCTGATTACATGACCGCACTTTTCAAGAGAGAAGTTCCTGAAGTTGACGATGATACAGTAAAAATTATGGGTGTAGCCCGTGATCCAGGTCTCCGGGCCAAAGTTGCTGTTAACTCACTGGACAGAGATGTTGATCCTGTAGGAGCTTGCGTAGGTATTCGCGGTTCCCGCATCCAGAACATAGTTCAGGAACTCCGTGGTGAAAGAATTGATATCGTAGTCTGGAGTCAGGACATTGCTGTCTATGCCCAGAATGCACTTTCACCTGCTATTATTTCCAGAATTGCCGTTGATGATGATGAAAAAATTCTTGAAGTGGTTGTTCCTGACGACCAGCTTACTGTTGCAATTGGTCGCAAAGGACAAAACGTTAAGCTGGCATCAAGACTGCTCGGTTGGAAAATTGATATATTCACCGAGAGCCGCTACGGCGAAATGAACGCAGCAAGCAAAGGAATGGACCAGCTTGCAAGCGTTGCTGAAATAAGCCTTGATAATTTCATTTCAGCCGGTTTCGAGACCGTCAATCAGATTGCCAGAGCTTCTGAAGAAATTCTCATGACAATTGAGAATATGACTCCTTCAAAAGTAGCCGATATCAAATCAGCAATTAAGCTGCTTGGCATGGGTGAAGATGAAGAATCTTACATGGAAGAATCTTTGAGAATCAAACAAGCATCTCTGGAAGAAGCTGAGGGAAAAGCAAATGTTCCCGAAGAAGAAAACGAAGATGCCTCAGTTGTAGAAACTGAAACTGAAGAAAGTAAATCCGAAGAAAACCAAACTTCGGAAACTGATAAAGAAATAAGCGAGTAG
- the rimP gene encoding ribosome maturation factor RimP — protein MEQGSLAKKISDFVEPALGAMGLSLWGVEVTSANRPTVIIYIENESGVSIDQCAKVSREIGLMLEVEEVIDNAYVLEVSSPGLERKFFKPEQVAANIGKKLEVALIMSFEERKNFRGILIETDDEGLVLQLADQEEPVKLEWDRIRKAKLIHEFK, from the coding sequence GTGGAGCAAGGCTCATTAGCCAAGAAAATAAGTGATTTCGTGGAACCTGCACTCGGTGCCATGGGACTTTCACTTTGGGGTGTTGAAGTGACCTCCGCAAACCGTCCGACCGTAATCATTTATATTGAGAACGAGTCGGGTGTCAGCATTGATCAGTGCGCCAAGGTGAGCAGAGAAATAGGACTTATGCTTGAAGTTGAAGAAGTTATCGACAACGCATACGTTTTAGAGGTTTCCTCTCCGGGATTAGAACGCAAATTTTTCAAACCTGAACAGGTTGCAGCCAACATCGGTAAAAAATTGGAAGTTGCGCTCATCATGTCATTTGAAGAGCGTAAAAACTTTCGCGGAATTTTAATCGAAACCGACGATGAAGGTTTAGTGCTCCAGCTTGCAGATCAGGAAGAGCCTGTCAAACTGGAATGGGACAGAATTAGAAAAGCAAAACTCATTCACGAGTTTAAATAA
- the flgF gene encoding flagellar basal-body rod protein FlgF translates to MQTSTFSALFGAMSNEHRVNISANNLANVNTTGFKRDTCAFEDTFVKFAHDYVVDAKPFIRDKNMFPEPKIMARPRLSEEVIDMSQGSFQKTGNSLDFAIRGDGFFKVQKDGGEFYTRNGVFTLSPEGNLMTEQGYPVMASGGVVAIPPRAEVTVDGTGVIRANGEELAQLDFVEAVDPRTVKKEGENLYTIGGEVLPGTGDILQGFIEKSNVEVVTEMVSMIECQRSFEMYQKMISGTDELDKKVIQQVGQTAM, encoded by the coding sequence ATGCAAACCAGTACATTTAGTGCCCTTTTTGGGGCCATGTCCAACGAACACAGGGTTAATATCAGCGCCAATAATTTGGCGAACGTGAATACTACAGGCTTTAAACGGGACACCTGCGCTTTCGAAGACACCTTTGTTAAATTTGCTCACGATTACGTTGTGGATGCAAAGCCGTTCATACGGGACAAAAACATGTTTCCGGAGCCTAAAATAATGGCCCGACCAAGGTTGTCTGAAGAGGTCATAGATATGTCTCAAGGCTCTTTTCAAAAAACCGGTAACTCACTTGATTTTGCTATCAGGGGTGACGGATTTTTCAAAGTTCAGAAGGACGGAGGCGAGTTCTACACTCGTAACGGGGTGTTTACTCTCTCTCCTGAAGGAAACCTGATGACTGAGCAGGGTTATCCTGTGATGGCTTCCGGGGGTGTTGTGGCGATCCCTCCAAGGGCTGAAGTTACAGTTGATGGAACCGGAGTTATCCGGGCGAACGGGGAGGAGCTTGCGCAGCTTGATTTTGTTGAGGCTGTAGACCCTCGAACCGTAAAGAAAGAGGGCGAAAATTTATATACAATCGGCGGAGAGGTTCTTCCTGGAACCGGAGATATTCTTCAAGGGTTTATTGAAAAATCCAATGTTGAAGTTGTAACTGAAATGGTCTCTATGATCGAATGTCAGCGCAGCTTCGAAATGTATCAGAAAATGATTTCCGGCACTGATGAACTTGACAAGAAAGTTATTCAGCAAGTCGGTCAGACAGCAATGTAA
- the flgG gene encoding flagellar basal-body rod protein FlgG, with product MMRSLWTAATGMVAQQTHIDVLSNNLANVNTQGFKKSRVEFEDLMYQTMQIAGTQVQGGNRLPTGMQIGMGVKEVSIHKFFSQGSFENTGNPLDMAIEGRGFFRIDHNGEDGYTRAGAFKLDNEGRVVTSNGYALQPEFVVPPEAVNVVVSEKGHMAALDKNGIELAAVDIPIYDFINEAGLNAVGKNLYVTTEASGAPVEGVPGDDRFGTISQGYLEGSNVELVDEMVGLIVGQRAYETNSKVLTTSDSMLQTAINVKR from the coding sequence ATGATGCGTTCTCTTTGGACAGCTGCAACAGGAATGGTTGCACAGCAGACTCATATTGATGTTCTTTCGAATAACCTTGCCAACGTAAATACTCAGGGTTTCAAGAAAAGCAGGGTTGAGTTTGAGGATTTGATGTACCAGACCATGCAAATTGCCGGGACTCAGGTTCAGGGTGGCAACAGGCTTCCTACAGGTATGCAGATTGGTATGGGTGTTAAGGAAGTAAGTATCCATAAATTTTTCAGTCAGGGTTCTTTTGAAAATACCGGAAACCCGCTGGATATGGCAATTGAAGGACGCGGTTTTTTCCGTATCGATCATAATGGCGAAGACGGTTATACCCGTGCCGGAGCATTTAAACTTGATAATGAAGGGCGTGTCGTAACCTCTAACGGATATGCACTACAGCCTGAATTTGTTGTTCCTCCTGAAGCTGTTAACGTTGTTGTCTCTGAAAAAGGCCATATGGCAGCTCTTGATAAGAACGGTATTGAATTGGCGGCAGTTGATATTCCTATTTATGATTTTATCAATGAAGCCGGACTTAATGCTGTCGGTAAAAATCTCTATGTGACAACTGAAGCTTCCGGTGCGCCGGTAGAAGGAGTGCCCGGAGATGACAGGTTCGGAACCATCTCTCAGGGGTATCTTGAAGGTTCAAACGTGGAGTTGGTAGATGAAATGGTAGGACTTATTGTCGGACAGAGAGCTTATGAAACCAACTCCAAAGTTCTAACAACTTCAGATTCTATGCTTCAGACCGCAATTAATGTGAAAAGATAA
- the flgA gene encoding flagellar basal body P-ring formation chaperone FlgA yields MTFAERYINLSRASVMFLVIAAIAVLAVTSADAATKENNDWRIVIKSAATVNDARVRLGDVADFYGNLPAETKRDLSQVELWNAPPRGRKPISVNRTKLKVILKHYLGDMISNCVLPATLTIQSGGKVMSGAELQRVVVKVLTPRARALDGNYKFRDFKLPDHLFYSDVMDSLKVQLPQNLKPGNNSFRMEIVSVDGQVLRNLSGSVFMDLWKPVPCPVRPLNRKEILTPDLITWKNQNMAHMGDRAWDGKGGPWRVRVPVGTGQPIMKSSIEPAPVIARGDKVSLVFQSAHLRLTTPVESLEDGGVGQTITVRNLQTKRKVIAKVLNAQTVSVR; encoded by the coding sequence ATGACGTTTGCAGAAAGATATATAAACCTTAGCAGGGCATCAGTAATGTTTCTGGTAATAGCAGCTATAGCTGTTCTTGCTGTTACTTCTGCTGATGCGGCAACAAAGGAAAATAATGATTGGCGTATAGTCATCAAGTCTGCTGCAACTGTTAACGATGCGAGAGTCAGGCTTGGAGATGTTGCTGATTTTTATGGCAATCTTCCGGCTGAAACGAAGAGAGATCTCTCACAAGTAGAGTTATGGAATGCGCCGCCCAGAGGTCGCAAACCCATAAGTGTTAACCGCACGAAACTTAAAGTCATCTTAAAGCACTATCTCGGTGATATGATCTCAAATTGCGTACTTCCTGCCACTTTGACTATTCAATCCGGCGGTAAGGTTATGAGCGGAGCAGAGCTTCAACGAGTGGTTGTCAAAGTCTTGACTCCTCGTGCCAGAGCTTTGGATGGTAATTACAAGTTCAGAGATTTCAAACTGCCGGATCATCTTTTTTATTCTGATGTAATGGACAGTTTGAAAGTTCAACTGCCGCAGAATTTGAAGCCTGGAAATAATTCTTTCAGAATGGAAATAGTCAGCGTCGACGGACAGGTTTTGCGTAATTTGTCCGGTAGTGTGTTTATGGATCTTTGGAAGCCTGTTCCTTGTCCGGTTCGCCCCCTGAATCGCAAGGAAATACTTACACCAGACCTGATTACTTGGAAAAATCAAAATATGGCTCATATGGGTGACAGGGCTTGGGATGGCAAAGGCGGTCCTTGGAGAGTCAGGGTTCCTGTCGGAACCGGACAGCCTATTATGAAGTCCTCCATTGAGCCTGCTCCGGTCATTGCACGCGGGGATAAAGTCTCCTTAGTTTTTCAAAGTGCTCACCTGCGTTTGACTACTCCCGTCGAGTCATTAGAGGACGGAGGCGTTGGGCAGACCATAACGGTACGCAACTTGCAAACTAAAAGAAAAGTTATTGCTAAAGTTCTCAACGCTCAGACTGTTTCAGTCAGGTAA